GGTCTGCTCGACGCCGAAGAGCGAGCCGAGCCAGCCCCACTGGAAGACCGCGACGACCGCGCCGAGGGCCGCGACCACCGAGAGCAGGAAGCCCAGGGCCGCCTTCAGCGGGACGAGGATGGACCGGAAGACCAGCATCAGCAGCAGGAACGCGAGGCCGACGACAAGTGCCAGGTAGGGCAGCAGCGCGTCGTTCATCTTCTGCGAGAAGTCGATGTTCATCGCGGTCGCGCCGGTGACCAGCACCTCGGCGCCGGTGTCCGACTTCACGTCCGCACCCGCGTCACGGATGGAGTGGACGACCTCCTCCGTGTCGTGGGAGGACGGGCGGTCCTTCGGAATGACCGTGATCGTCGCGGTGTCGCCGGCCTTGTTGAAGGCGGGCGGGATGACGGCGCTGACGCCGATGGACTCGATCTCCTCGGAGACCCGATCGGCGGCGGCCTTGCCGTCGGAGCTGTTCTTCGTGTCGACGACGACCAACAGCGGACCGTTGAACCCGGGGCCGAAGCCGTCCGAGAGCATGTCGTACGCCTGACGCTGCGTGGTCGACTTCGGCTGGGCGCCGTCGTCGGGCAGGCCCATCTCCAGCGAGGCCGCCGGTACGGCGATGATGCCGAGGCCGAGCACGCCGACGAGCATCACCCAGACCGGCTTGCGCAGCACGAACCGCGCCCAGCGGGTGCCCATGTTCGGCTTGGCCTCGGAGCTCTTCTCCGCCTCGGCGGCCTTGCGCGCCTTGCGGCCCATGACCCGCTTGCCCGCGAAGCCGAGGGCGGCAGGCACGAGGGTGAGCGCGATGAGGACGGCGATGGCCACCGTTCCGGCGGCGGCGAAGCCCATCTTCGTCAGCATCGGGATGTTGACGACGGCCAGGCCCACCAGGGCGATCACCACGGTCAGACCGGCGAAGACGACCGCGGACCCGGCCGTGCCGACGGCCCGCCCGGCGGCTTCCTCGTGCTCCCGGCCCTCGGCCAGTTCGGCGCGGTAGCGGGAGACGATGAAGAGGGCGTAGTCGATGCCGACGGCGAGCCCGATCATCATGGCGAGGATCGAGGTGGTGGAGCCCAGGTCCAGCACACTGGCCAGCGCGGTGATCGTGGAGACCCCGATACCGACCCCGACGAGCGCGGTCACCAGCGGAAGTCCGGCGGCGACCAGCGAGCCGAAGGTGATGACCAGGACGATGGCGGCGATGACGACACCGATGATCTCGGCGGTCCCGGTGTGCGGCATGACCTGGAGGGCGTCACCGCCGATCTCCACCTTCATCCCGCTCTTCTGCGCGTCCTTGCCCGCGTCCTCCAGGGAGTCCCGGGTCGCGTCGGTCAGCTCCATGGAGCTGACCTTGTAGGAGACCGAGATGTACGCCGTCGAACCGTTCTGGCTCACGGCCTGCTGCTCGAACGGGTCGGCGACCGAGGCGATCTGCTCCGAGCCGGACTGAAGCTCCTTGACGATGCCGGTGATCTCGCTCTTGTTGGCGGGATCGGTGACCTTCTCGTCCCCGGCCGCCTTGAAGACGACACGGGCGGTGGCACCGTCGGCGCTGGTGCCGGGGTTGCGCTGATCCAACAGGTCGAAGGCGCGCTGCGCCTCCGTACCAGGAATGGAGAAGGAGCTGGAGGTGGCGGCGGGCGCGGTGGCCGCACCGATTCCGGCGACCGCCAGCAACGCCACCCAGATCAGGGCGACGAAGCGGCGGCGGCGGAAGGTGAGCCGTCCGAGCTTGTAGAGGAAAGTGGCCACGGGGGCGTACTCCCGGTCAGGTCGTGTGAGTGGAATTGGGCGTGAGGAACCAGCCCGACGACGAGAGCGGCGTGTCAGGTGGAGCGTCGGGGAGAGGGCCGTACGGGTGGGACGGGGACGTCAGACACCGAGGGCGGGGAGAACCACGGAATCCACGTAATCGATGAGGAACTCCTGGTCGACAGGACGGTCCTCGATCAGCTGCCGGGCGGCCAGCGCGCCGACCAGCATGTGCGGGATGTACTTCAGCGCCGGATTGTCCGGTCGCAGCTCACCCCGGTCCATCGCCCGTTGCAGCATCTGGTCGAAGCCGGTCATCTCCGGCTCGATCAGCAGCTCGCGCAGGGCCTGGAGCAGCTCGGGGTACTCATGGACGGCATGGCTCAGACCCCGCATCAGCGCGGCGTCCTTCTCCATCTGGCAGTCGTCGGTCCGGCTCAGCGCGGTATGGAAGTCCCCGCGCAGCGAACCGGTGTCGATGTCCGCGAGGTTCCCCGGCTTGTTGTGCCGCAGCGCCTTCGCGACCAGCTCGGGCTTGGAGCCCCACTGGCGGTAGAGGGTGGCCTTGCTCGACCGGGTACGGGCGGCGACGGCGTCCATGGTCAGGGCGTCGTAGCCGACCTCGCGGAGCAGGTCGAGGACGGCCTCGTACAGCTCGCCCTCACGCTCGGGGGTCAGCCTGGTGCGTGCCATGTGCCGACCTCCTTCGCTTCATCTGTCCGGTGTCCCGCTCCTTATCGCTCAGCCCCGCTCGCCATCGAACGAAACCGTTTCGTACACCTGAACCGTACCCGTACGGTCCAGCGAAACGAAATCGTTTCGCTTGTGTCCTGCACCACAAGTTGCCCCGGGCCCCGCGCACCGAAAACATTGGGGGGTGAGTGACGACGTCGCGTATCTCCGTTTCCCGCACCTTCACCAGGACTTGCTGTGCTTCGCGGCCGAGGACGACCTCTGGGTCGCGCCCCTCGCTCCCGCCGGGCACCGCCCCGGACGGGCCTGGCGGGTGACCGTGGACCGGACCCGGGTCAGCCATCCGCGCTTCTCGCCCGACGGCTCCTCCCTCGCCTACACGACCTGGCGCACCCTGGACCCCGAGATCCACCTCGCCCCGGTGGACGGCGGCCCGGCCCGCCGGCTCACCCACTGGGGCTCGACCGACGCCCGGGTCTGCGGCTGGAGCCCCGATCCGGGCGACGCCTGCCAGATCCTCGCCGTGTCCTCGCACAACCAGCCGTTCTCGTACTTCTCCTGGGCCTACAGCGTCCCCACCGACGGCGGCCCCGGCGGCAGGCTCCCCTGGGGCCCGGTCTCCGACATCGCGGTCGCCGACATCGACGGCGAGCGCCGCACCCTGCTGCTCACCGGCACGCCCCCGCACGAACCGGCCGCCTGGAAGCGCTACCGGGGCGGGGCCATGGGCCGCCTGTGGCTGCACGGCGAACGCCTGCTCCCGGACATCGGCGGCCACCTCGCCAACCCGATGTTCGTCGGCCGCCGCATCGCGTTCCTCTCCGACCACGAGGGCGTCGGCAACCTCTACTCCTGCCTGATGGACGGCACCGACCTGCGCCGGCACACCGACCACGACGCCTTCTACGCCCGGAACGCCTCCAGCGACGGCCACCGGGTGATCTACCAGTGCGCGGGCGAGCTGTGGCTGGTCGAGGACCTGGAGTCGCCCGACGCCACCCCGCGCAAGCTGGAGGTACGCCTCGGGGGCCCGCGCACCGGCCGGCGCGTCCACCAGGTGCCCGCCGCCAGCAACGTCGACTCGCTCTCCGTCGACGAGACGGGCCGGGCCAGCGCCGTCACCGTACGCGGCAGCCTCTACTGGCTCACCCACCGCGACGGCCCCGCCCGCACCATCGCCGACACCCCCGGCGTCCGGGTGCGGCTGCCGGAGATGCTCGGCAGCGGCGGCCGGGTCGCGTACGTCACCGACGCGGACGGCCCCGACGCGGTCGAGATCGCCTACCTGCCGCGCGCCAGCGGCGACCGGCCCCCGCGCAGGCTGGCCTCCGGGCTGCTGGGCCGGGTCCAGGAGATGGTCTCCGACCCGGACGGCGAGCGCCTCGCCCTCGCGTCGAACGACGGCCGCCTGCTGCTCCTGGACACGGAGGAAGGGGAGGCGGAGCCCCTGGAACCGGAGCCCCTGGAACGGGAGCCCCTGGAACCGGCGGCAGAAGCTCCGGAAGCCGCGGAGCAGGCCCCCAGCGGCTCGACCCGCGCCGACCTGCACGCGGCCACGGGCGCGGCGGCCCCGGGCAGTGCCACGCCGATCGACGAGCACCCCGGCCTCACCGAGCTGATCCGCTCGGTCAACGGGCCCGTGCGCGACCTCGCCTTCTCCCCCGACGGCGACTGGCTGACCTGGTCGCACCCGGGCATCGGCCGCTCGCTGCGGCAGATCAAGCTGGCCCGGATCTCCGGGCCCGGCGCCCCGGTGATCGTCGACGTCACCAACGGCCGCTTCGAGGACGAGAACCCGGTCTTCACGGAGGACGGCCGCTACCTCGCCTTCCTCTCCTGGCGCGGCTTCGACCCGGTGTACGACGTCCACACCGGCGACCTGTCCTTCCCGCTCGGCTGCCGCCCGTACCTGGTCCCGCTCTCCTCGGCGACGCCCTCCCCCTTCGCGCTCTCCCCGGACGGACGTCCGGCGGCGGGCGGCCTGGACCCGGTGGACGTGCCGGAGGGCGGTACGACGGAGGGGTCCACGGTCATGGTCGAGTTCGAGGGGCTGGAGAGCCGGGTGACACCGTTCCCGGTCTCCGCCTCCAAGTACTCGGCGCTGGCCCCGGTGAGCGGCGGCGGTCTCGTCTGGCTGCGCTGGCCGATCTCGGGGGCGCTGGGCGAGACGTTCGCGAACCCGGCCGACATGTCGGGGCGTCCGACGCTGGAGCACTTCACCATCGCGAAGGCCCGCAGGACCGAACTGGTCGACCACCTCGACTGGTTCGCGGTCAGCGGCGACGCGTCCCGGCTCGTCGTGATGGACGACGGCGAACTGCGCGCCGTGCCCGCGACCGAACCGGGCGACAGCGACTCCACGGTCTATCTGGACCTGCGCCGCATCCTGCACGAGGTCGATCCGGGCGCGGAGTGGCGGCAGGCGTACGGCGAGGCGGGGAGGATCATCCGCTCCTACTTCTGGGAGCCGGACATGTGCGGCATCGACTGGCGCGAGGTGCTGGACCAGTACCGCCCCCTGGTCGAACGGGTCGCGTCACCCGACGAGTTCGCGGATCTGCTGCGCGAGGTGCTGGGCGAGCTGGGCACCTCGCACGCGTACGTCTCCCCGGCCCGCCGCAACGAGGGCCCGCCGCACTACCAGCGCGCGATCGGCCTGCTGGGCGCCAACCTGGTCTGCCGGGACGGGGCGTGGACCCTCCAGCGCATCCTGCCCGGCGACTCCTCGGACTCCAAGGCCCGTTCGCCGCTGGCGGGTACGGGGATCAGGGAGGGCGCGGTCCTCACCCATGTCGACGGCCGCCCGGTGGACCCGGTGGCGGGCCCGTACCCGCTGCTGACGGCGGCGGGCGGCACGACGGTGGAGCTGACCTTCTCCCCGGCGGGCGGGGGCCCGTCGCGCCGGGTGGCGATCATGCCCCTGGTCGACGAACGCCCGCTGCGCTACCAGGACTGGGTGGCCAAACGCCGCGAGGTCGTACGGGAGTTGAGCGGCGGCAAGTGCGGCTACCTGCACATCCCCGACCTGGGCGGCTCCGGCTGGGCCCAGTTCAACCGCGACCTGCGCCTGGAGGTGTCCCGCCCCGCCCTGATCGTGGACGTACGGGGCAACGCGGGCGGCCACATCAGCGAGTTGGTCGTGGAGAAGCTCACCCGCAGGATCCTCGGCTGGGACCTGACCCGCAACGCCCAGGCGGTGAGTTACGCCTCCAACGCGCCGCGCGGCCCGGTGGTCGCCCTGGCCGACGAGGCGACCTCCTCCGACGGCGACATGATCACCGCCGCGTTCCGGCTGCTGAAGCTGGGCCCGGTGGTGGGCCAGCGCACCTGGGGCGGTGTGGTCGGCATGACCGGCCGCCACCGCCTGGGCGACGGCACGTCGATCACGGTCCCGATGAACGCGGCCTGGTTCGACACGTACGGCTGGTCGGTGGAGAACCACGGCGTGGAACCGGACGTGGAGGCCCTGCGCACCCCGCTGGACTGGGCGGAGGGCCGGTACGCGGTCCTGGACGACGCGGTCCGCCTGGCCCTGGAGCTGCTGGCCGCGCACCCGGCGGCGACGCCGCCGTCCTACGACACGGCGCCGGACCTGCGGCGTCCGCCGCTGCCGCCGCGGTGACCCGGGGCGGGGCCCCCGGGGTCACGCCGAGAGGTGGCGCACACGGAGGAGGCGCACCCGGTCGCCCGGGTGCGCCTCCTGGAGCGACGCGTACGCACGCGCGAACCGCAGCACGCACGCGTCACACCTCGATGACCGTCAACGGTCAAAACGCTCGCGCGCCTGGTCCTTCGCGTCCCGGGCACGGTCCTTCACGCCCGAGGAGGAATCCGACTCCTGGTCACGGCCCTGGGAGGCCCGGTCCTGGGCCTGGTCCCCGCCCTGACCGGCCTTCTGCTTGGCCTGGTCGGCGAGCTCCTGCGCCTTGTCCTTGAACTGGTCTGCGATACCCATGCCGTTCACTCCTGTGGGATGCGTGAGGTACGTGGGGGACGGCCCCCCGCGGGGCCTCGCCCAGCGTTGCACGGCCCGACATCCCACGCATTTCGTACCGCTACGTACGGTCAGCACGCTCCGCGCGGGCGTCCTGGTCCGCCGCTCCCCCGGCCCCCACCAGCCCCTTCGGCACCGTGTGCAGCCGTGACTCGAACCGCCGCATCTCGCGCTGCCCGCCGATCGCGGTGACGGACGGGAGATAGCCGCGGACCGACTGCATCCCGCGCAGCCACCACTGGGCGTACACGTGCGGGGAGCGCCGCGCGATCCCGTCCACGATCCGGTCGACGGCCGGGCCGAGCGGGTACGTACGGTTCAGCGGCCACGGCAGCCGCTGCCGCAGCTCGCGCATCACGTCGTCCTGGTCCGCGCCGCGCACCATGTCGGTGTCGGTCCAGGAGAGGTAGCCGACGCCGACCTTGACGCCCTTGTAGCCGACCTCGGCACGCAGGCAGTGCGCGAAGGCCTCGACGCCCGACTTGGACGCGCAGTACGCGGTCATCATCGGGGCCGGGGTCATCGTGGCCAGCGACGCTATCTGGAGGAAGTAGCCGCGGCTCTCCATCAGCACCGGCAGGAAGGCCCGCCCGGTGACCGCGCCCCCGATGAGGTTGACCTCGATGACCCGCCGCCAGGCGTCCGGGTCGGAGTCGACGAACGGGCCGCCCGCGGCGACGCCCGCGTTGGCGACGACGACGTCGACCTTGCCGAAGCGCTCCTTGACCTCGCCCGCCACCCGGGCCATCGCCTCGTGGTCGGTGACGTCGGCGAACCAGTGGTCGCTCTCGCCGTGCAGCCGCTCGGAGACGTGCTTCAGCTCGTCCGGCTCCAGGCCGACGAGGGCCAGCGTCGCACCGCGCGCCGACAGCTTGCGGGCCAGCAGCTCGCCCACGCCCCGGGCCGCGCCGGTGACGACGACGACCTGTCCCTCCAGACTCCGCTTGCCGCTCATGCGACATCCTCCTTCTCCGCCGTGGCGGCTTTCCCCTGGGCGGCCGTCCCCGTGGAGACGTACCGGGTGACCAGCTCCCTGATCCTCGCCGTGACGGCCTCCGGGGCCTCCACCGGCGTCATGTGCCCCATGCCCGCCAGCTCGGTCAGCCCGAGCCCGAGGGGCAGCGCGGCCGCGATGGCCCGCGCGTGGACCGGCGGGGTCAGCCGGTCGTCCGTGCCGGCGATCACCGCGGTCGGCACCCGCAGCTCCCGCACGCCCGCCGTGAGGTCGAGGCCGGCGAGCACATGGCCCCACTCCACCCTCGCGCGGCGCGGGCAGGCGTGCACGATGCGGGCGCACGCGTCGACCCGGCCGGGCGCCGAACCGGCTCCCATCGTGGCGTACTTGAGGACCTTCCTGGAGACCGGGGTGACCGGCCCGAGCGGTGCCCTCGCGCCCAGTACGGCGGTGGTGAGCCGGGTCCGCAGCGCACCCGCGCGCAGCGGCAGGACGCGCGCCTCGGCGGCCAGCAGCGCACTGCCGGTGGAGCAGAGCAGCACGGCGGCGGCGTGCTCGCGCAGTCCGGGGCGCGCGGCGGCGGCCATCATCGTCATCGCGCCCATGGAGTGCCCGGCGAGCACCGCCCGGCGGCCCGGGGCGAGCGTCGCGGCGAGGACCGCTTCGAGGTCGTCGGCCAGCGCGTGCGTGCTGTAGCCGCCGGGGCCGGGTTCGGGGGTGAGCCCGTGGCCGCGCTGGTCGTAGGCGATGACCCGGTGGTCGGCGGCCAGGTCGCGTATCTGGGCGTCCCAGAAACGGGTGTTGCAGGTCCAGCCGTGGGCCAGGACGACCGCCGGGGCGTCCTCGGGGCCGTGGAGTTCGACGTGGAGCCGCGAGCCGTCGGCGGAGCGCGCGGTCAGCTCGGCCGAGGGCACCGGCGGTACGGAGTCGCGGTGCAGGAGGCGGCTCATCGCGCGGCCTCCTCGGCGACGGAACCGGCGCCGGAAGCCGTGCCGGACGTGGCGGTCACGGTCTCGCGGTCGGCGCGGCCGGGCTGTTCGGGGACGCGCCCGCTCCCGGCGGCCCGTCCCGTCCCGCCCGCCGCACCGGCCCGGACGACGTCGTACTCCGCGAGGTCCACCGAACGCGTCTGCCGCCGGAACTCACCCGTGGTGCCGGGCCAGACGGTGGTGTTGCGGCCCGCCTCGTCCAGATACCAGCTGGTGCAGCCACCGGTGTTCCACACCGTGCGCTTCATCCGCTGCTGGACCCGGTCGTTCCACGCGGTGACGGCGGCGGAGCGGGCGCCGAGCGCGGCGCGTCCGCCCAGCACGTTCAACTGCCGCAGATAGTCGGCCATGTAGTTCAGCTGGGACTCGATCATCAGGATCATGGAGGAGTTGCCGAGCCCGGTGTTGGGGCCGATGATCGTCATCCAGTTGGGGAACCCGGCCGCGGTCGCACCGCGCAGCGAGTTCATCCCGTCCTTCCACGACTCGGCGAGCGTGATGCCCTCCTCGCCGACGACCCGCTCCGCGATCGGCATGTCCGTCACGTGGAAGCCGGTGCCGAAGATGATCGCGTCGACCTCCGCCTCGCTCCCGTCGGCGGCGACCACCGTGGAGCCGCGTATCTCGCTGAGCCCGGAGGCGACGACGTCCACGTTCGGCTGGGCGAGGGCCGGATAGTAGGTGCTGGAGAGCAGGATCCGCTTGCAGCCGATGCGGTAGCCGGGGGTCAGCTTGGCCCGCAGGGCCGGGTCCTTGACGGCCCGCGCCATGTTGGACTTGGCGATCCTCTCGACCAGGCCCAGCTGGTCGGGGTGCTTGGTGAAGGCGCTGACCTGCAACTCCCTGATGCCCCACAGCAGTCCGCGGCGCGCCGTGCCGGTGACGGGGACGGCCCGGTGCAGTGCCCGCTCGGCCTTGCTGATGACGCGGTCCATGCGCGGCATGACCCAGGGCGGGGTGCGCTGGAAGAGCGTGAGCTTCGCGGTCCTCGGCTGTATCGCCGGGACGATCTGGATCGCCGACGCGCCCGTGCCGACCATCGCGACGCGCTTGCCCGCGAGGTCGTAGTCGTGGTCCCAGCGCGCGGAGTGGAAGACCTTGCCGGGGAAGGAGTCGAGCCCGGGTATGTCGGGCGTCTTCGGGTCGGAGAGCGGCCCGGTGGCGGAGACGACGACGTCCGCGTGGAGCACGGCCCCGTCGACGGACTCGATCACCCAGTACAGGTTCTCCTTGTCCCAGGTCATCAGCTTCACCTCGTGGTTCAGCCTGATGTGCGGGCGGAGCCCGAAGGTGTCGGCGACGCGCTCCAGGTAGGCCCGGATGTGCT
The nucleotide sequence above comes from Streptomyces sp. NBC_01116. Encoded proteins:
- a CDS encoding alpha/beta fold hydrolase, whose product is MSRLLHRDSVPPVPSAELTARSADGSRLHVELHGPEDAPAVVLAHGWTCNTRFWDAQIRDLAADHRVIAYDQRGHGLTPEPGPGGYSTHALADDLEAVLAATLAPGRRAVLAGHSMGAMTMMAAAARPGLREHAAAVLLCSTGSALLAAEARVLPLRAGALRTRLTTAVLGARAPLGPVTPVSRKVLKYATMGAGSAPGRVDACARIVHACPRRARVEWGHVLAGLDLTAGVRELRVPTAVIAGTDDRLTPPVHARAIAAALPLGLGLTELAGMGHMTPVEAPEAVTARIRELVTRYVSTGTAAQGKAATAEKEDVA
- a CDS encoding S41 family peptidase, which encodes MSDDVAYLRFPHLHQDLLCFAAEDDLWVAPLAPAGHRPGRAWRVTVDRTRVSHPRFSPDGSSLAYTTWRTLDPEIHLAPVDGGPARRLTHWGSTDARVCGWSPDPGDACQILAVSSHNQPFSYFSWAYSVPTDGGPGGRLPWGPVSDIAVADIDGERRTLLLTGTPPHEPAAWKRYRGGAMGRLWLHGERLLPDIGGHLANPMFVGRRIAFLSDHEGVGNLYSCLMDGTDLRRHTDHDAFYARNASSDGHRVIYQCAGELWLVEDLESPDATPRKLEVRLGGPRTGRRVHQVPAASNVDSLSVDETGRASAVTVRGSLYWLTHRDGPARTIADTPGVRVRLPEMLGSGGRVAYVTDADGPDAVEIAYLPRASGDRPPRRLASGLLGRVQEMVSDPDGERLALASNDGRLLLLDTEEGEAEPLEPEPLEREPLEPAAEAPEAAEQAPSGSTRADLHAATGAAAPGSATPIDEHPGLTELIRSVNGPVRDLAFSPDGDWLTWSHPGIGRSLRQIKLARISGPGAPVIVDVTNGRFEDENPVFTEDGRYLAFLSWRGFDPVYDVHTGDLSFPLGCRPYLVPLSSATPSPFALSPDGRPAAGGLDPVDVPEGGTTEGSTVMVEFEGLESRVTPFPVSASKYSALAPVSGGGLVWLRWPISGALGETFANPADMSGRPTLEHFTIAKARRTELVDHLDWFAVSGDASRLVVMDDGELRAVPATEPGDSDSTVYLDLRRILHEVDPGAEWRQAYGEAGRIIRSYFWEPDMCGIDWREVLDQYRPLVERVASPDEFADLLREVLGELGTSHAYVSPARRNEGPPHYQRAIGLLGANLVCRDGAWTLQRILPGDSSDSKARSPLAGTGIREGAVLTHVDGRPVDPVAGPYPLLTAAGGTTVELTFSPAGGGPSRRVAIMPLVDERPLRYQDWVAKRREVVRELSGGKCGYLHIPDLGGSGWAQFNRDLRLEVSRPALIVDVRGNAGGHISELVVEKLTRRILGWDLTRNAQAVSYASNAPRGPVVALADEATSSDGDMITAAFRLLKLGPVVGQRTWGGVVGMTGRHRLGDGTSITVPMNAAWFDTYGWSVENHGVEPDVEALRTPLDWAEGRYAVLDDAVRLALELLAAHPAATPPSYDTAPDLRRPPLPPR
- a CDS encoding MMPL family transporter: MATFLYKLGRLTFRRRRFVALIWVALLAVAGIGAATAPAATSSSFSIPGTEAQRAFDLLDQRNPGTSADGATARVVFKAAGDEKVTDPANKSEITGIVKELQSGSEQIASVADPFEQQAVSQNGSTAYISVSYKVSSMELTDATRDSLEDAGKDAQKSGMKVEIGGDALQVMPHTGTAEIIGVVIAAIVLVITFGSLVAAGLPLVTALVGVGIGVSTITALASVLDLGSTTSILAMMIGLAVGIDYALFIVSRYRAELAEGREHEEAAGRAVGTAGSAVVFAGLTVVIALVGLAVVNIPMLTKMGFAAAGTVAIAVLIALTLVPAALGFAGKRVMGRKARKAAEAEKSSEAKPNMGTRWARFVLRKPVWVMLVGVLGLGIIAVPAASLEMGLPDDGAQPKSTTQRQAYDMLSDGFGPGFNGPLLVVVDTKNSSDGKAAADRVSEEIESIGVSAVIPPAFNKAGDTATITVIPKDRPSSHDTEEVVHSIRDAGADVKSDTGAEVLVTGATAMNIDFSQKMNDALLPYLALVVGLAFLLLMLVFRSILVPLKAALGFLLSVVAALGAVVAVFQWGWLGSLFGVEQTGPIMSMMPIFMVGVVFGLAMDYEVFLVTRMREAYVHGESPGQAIVTGFKHGARVVTAAAVIMMAVFSGFIGSSEQMIKMIGFSLAIAVFFDAFVVRMAIVPAVLALLGKRAWWLPRWLDRALPNVDVEGEKLRKQLTDEPGSEQGPGDGGGEGERELVRV
- a CDS encoding TetR/AcrR family transcriptional regulator encodes the protein MARTRLTPEREGELYEAVLDLLREVGYDALTMDAVAARTRSSKATLYRQWGSKPELVAKALRHNKPGNLADIDTGSLRGDFHTALSRTDDCQMEKDAALMRGLSHAVHEYPELLQALRELLIEPEMTGFDQMLQRAMDRGELRPDNPALKYIPHMLVGALAARQLIEDRPVDQEFLIDYVDSVVLPALGV
- a CDS encoding flavin-containing monooxygenase gives rise to the protein MAQQEHVRVAVIGTGFGGLGAAVRLRREGITDFVVLERAGSVGGTWRDNSYPGCACDVPSHLYSFSFAPNPDWPRTFSGQQHIRAYLERVADTFGLRPHIRLNHEVKLMTWDKENLYWVIESVDGAVLHADVVVSATGPLSDPKTPDIPGLDSFPGKVFHSARWDHDYDLAGKRVAMVGTGASAIQIVPAIQPRTAKLTLFQRTPPWVMPRMDRVISKAERALHRAVPVTGTARRGLLWGIRELQVSAFTKHPDQLGLVERIAKSNMARAVKDPALRAKLTPGYRIGCKRILLSSTYYPALAQPNVDVVASGLSEIRGSTVVAADGSEAEVDAIIFGTGFHVTDMPIAERVVGEEGITLAESWKDGMNSLRGATAAGFPNWMTIIGPNTGLGNSSMILMIESQLNYMADYLRQLNVLGGRAALGARSAAVTAWNDRVQQRMKRTVWNTGGCTSWYLDEAGRNTTVWPGTTGEFRRQTRSVDLAEYDVVRAGAAGGTGRAAGSGRVPEQPGRADRETVTATSGTASGAGSVAEEAAR
- a CDS encoding SDR family oxidoreductase → MSGKRSLEGQVVVVTGAARGVGELLARKLSARGATLALVGLEPDELKHVSERLHGESDHWFADVTDHEAMARVAGEVKERFGKVDVVVANAGVAAGGPFVDSDPDAWRRVIEVNLIGGAVTGRAFLPVLMESRGYFLQIASLATMTPAPMMTAYCASKSGVEAFAHCLRAEVGYKGVKVGVGYLSWTDTDMVRGADQDDVMRELRQRLPWPLNRTYPLGPAVDRIVDGIARRSPHVYAQWWLRGMQSVRGYLPSVTAIGGQREMRRFESRLHTVPKGLVGAGGAADQDARAERADRT